Genomic DNA from Dermacentor variabilis isolate Ectoservices chromosome 6, ASM5094787v1, whole genome shotgun sequence:
ATTCCCTTCCTAGATGTCTTCATAGAGAGAACTCCAAGCAGTTCCAGGAGTAGTGCGTACAGAAAGCCAACGTACACAGGAAAGTACCTGGGCTTCGACTCGACACACCTAATTGGTCACAAGTGATCCATCGCAACGGCATTCTTTTCCTGGGTGTTCCGCGTCTGCCCCAGCCCCACGAAATGTAGGCAAGAGCTGCAGGTTATGAAAAGGCACTTGTTAACACTTTCGTGACTGCGGGAAAATCGGTAGTTTTAGGTGGTCTAGGAAATAAAGCTTTTCCTGCCACAGAAAATGCTTCATGTTGAAGTGTATGATATCAAATTGTAGAGGAAGGAATTATCTTTCCAAAGGTACCAACTTCAACCAACCTATTTATTAAAAATAGTATGGAAACACTTACTAAAACAACAAAATTGTAACGAAAATTAAAAAGATTTATAAGTACATCAATGCTGCTTTGCACAAAATGAGCCTAAAAAGATCGGAATAGTATATGTTTTGCACATAACGGTCGTGTGCAACAATACTGCAAATATAAGCTCTGTATGTACAAAATTTCTTTAGATACAGAGGAAAACATTAGCCCTTGTGAACCGCCGCGCAGTACTCCAGAACGCGATGCCAAGGTCCACTTCCAGCCGTCTCTGTGCACGGCTGCCAGCGATTACTTCCATCGCTCAGTCCTGCCCAAACGACGGTGACACCCTGCGGATAAGGACTACGACCTTTGGAACATGCCGGGTGTAGTTAGGCCAATGCACGACAGCAACGAAACGGTGCAAGAAGAAAGTAAAAATCACCGGCAGGTGTACGTTGATGTTCCGGGGCGGTTTGACGCACTTTCGCTGTCCGTACTAAAGTCTGACAAGACGAAGACGTTTTTTAAGTGTCTGTGCTACTATCATCATCCGGAAATTCAAGCCCAGATGCATCAAAATCTGTCAAAATTCTCAGCTTCCATAGAGCAATGGTACGCAACGTCAATGCTATCTTCGAAACTACAAGTGCTCGTCACCGGACCACAATGGCGCTAGAAAACAAACGTAAAAATGAAATTGATAAAATAGTTTTTCTTTAACCGAATCGATAATGCTAGCTGTTCAGAAGGGCTCGCAGAGCGCCAAAATTTCTAACCATCGATAACCTGCTGTTGATGGAAATAGACGCGGTCATGAAACTGTTGAACAACGGTTACCCTCCACAACTGCTCAGAATGCAGGGGCGCAAATCAGCACAGCCCCGCCGTGAAACGGCAAAGGAAAAAGAGAAGCACGCAGAGTTCCCTTACACCATGCGAATAAGCAAAGCCCTTGCAAGAATTCTTAAGGGCTATGGTGTGCAAATCACCCACGTGCCTTCACGAAAACTCGGCCAACAGATGGTTCGCACAAAAGGCCTTTTGAAGCACACAGACTACCCGGGAGTGATCTACAAGATACCATGCAGGCAGTGCGACGCATTGTGCATCGGTGAGAGTGGAAATTTTAAATGGCGCTTGAAACGACACATGAATGACGCTGCCAAGGGCCACACAGCCGCGAACACCCTGGTGGAACTAACCGGACACAGCACTGACTGAGACTTGGCAGCCGTCATCGCAATCAAGAAACATCTATCTGCCCATTTACTTTTAGAATCATACTACGTTCAATCAACTAAACACACGATAAATGGTACATGGGATAATCCTCCCGAGATATAAACCCACATTCTGcaccacctcacccataaatagtCGTGCGgccatgcttacatcttcattgtgtTCAATGGACCAGTACGGGACCCAAACCGTCATGTTCATTATTTTCCTTTTAACCTTGGCgagtgcatgttttttggcagCAGTATGTTTCCCTGCCAGGcaagttttcgtcgaacactagATTACAAGATTGAGTGTGGTGTTGTGTATTAGTTCCGGTATCAAAATATGTCTTGCGGGGCGCACCTCTAGTGGCGATTCTCTAAAGCATGTGTAACACCACTAATTGCTCTTCTGTATTGACCCTTGTGGCCATAAAAATTGGTTGTTCCTCGCTGTCTGCCTGCATCTATGTATTTGCTGTGCTTTGCACTCCCACATTCTTTGTTTGGCGATCAGCATCTCTGCCACTCACACTGGCAATATGACACTGGGTTAGTCAGGTCAAAATACCATGTGCGTATGTAATTATAAGGAGAAAGAAATTTTAACCACATTTTCGTAATGTTTTATACTCTTGTTGCAAGCCAATGTGACCCGAGACATTGCTTGGCCCTCCACTAGAGGCAACTGTGTTATGGAATACATCATGTGACAGCACTATACCATAATGGCTGCACCCTTGAAGGCAGGGAGGAGCAGCACTCCATAATTAAATTGTTGGGTGCAGCGAGTAAAGGGCTGTATGGGGGGTCCTACACATCCCTTCAGCCGCACAGTTTCTTATAGGGCAAATTGCCATGCTGCTGCATGGGAATGCCGGGAAGCAGTGGCTTTGTAGTGATAGCATTCCTGAAGACCATCCCAATGGAGTCCATTCTTTACTAAAACATTGTGTAAAATcctaatttttctttcttattatgcaaTTCATCTGTTTATTAAATCACGATAACTTGCTCTGGTTTATACAAGAATATTAAACCAAAGTATCTGTGAGCAGCTAAAGTTGGAAGAAAAACTAGAAGGTCTGCACTCACTCTGCATCAGTATCCTTTTCCTTCGTTTGCTAATTGGATTTAAGGGAAACATGATGTGAGCTGCATTAGCAGATCACTCTTATATAATACCAAAAAAATCCCCTCAGCCACGAgggctcaaataaaaaaaaaaacactattttgATATTCATCACGTCACAATGGGGCCTCTTGGATTTTTCGATTTGTCATCCCAGCCTGTCCCAGACTGCCTGAGGTGCTGCATATGCAATGCTCATTTGCTGAAAGCACCGCCTTGGGCAATCCTGAGCAGCCCAAGACTGCAAATCCAAGAAGCCCACTGATGTGCTGGCACCAAGGCTTCggcataaaattttaaaaatgataCTATGACTTTTTTTTATCTTCCAATATAAAACCTACTATggtgaaattaacaaaaatatttttttgaaagaatactttatcatcTAAACGAATGATGTATTAAAGGCAAAGAATATTTATTATTAGTATTTCATTCAAATAAAGCTGCCTATGTGCAGAAAAGCAGCGTTGCAGCattactgcatgcttagaagtgtGCAAGCTATTAGTCTGGTTAGATTAAGAGCGAGGAttaacggcaaatatctcagcagcttgcagatgacactgtcctgttcacCACTGCTGGATATGACTTGCAAGAAATGTCCGAAGGCCTCAGAAATGTCTAAGAGTAgcgttgaaaattaatatgcagaagactaaggtaatgttcagtagcctggcaaaagaaaaaaaagaattcatgaTTGGCAGTCAGCATCTATCTGTGTAAGAGCATGTTTGTCTAGGCCAGTTACTTATAGGGAATGATCAGAAGGAATctgcagaagaaagaaaacgggTTGGAATGCATCCGGCAgccattaccaaatcatgaccagTAGCCTACCACTATTCATGAAAATATAAGCGTACAATCATTAAATAGTACCTATActaacatgtggggcagaaacttggaggccaagaaagaaacttgagaaggacCGATCATCGCGATCATTAGCTATATGTTAGGTATTACATTAAGAGACAGCAAGATAGCGATGGTGAATTGGACAGCAAACggggataaccgatattctagttgacgtcAAGTAGACAAAACAGAGCTGGGTAGGCAATGTAATGTGTAGGACAGATAACCGACGGACTATTAAAACTTCCAGATTGgacgccaagggaagggaaggacagtcgaggacggcagataaTTAGGTGCTGCGATGAAACTAGGAAGGTGAAAGattgggccagttggttttgCATCATGAGCTCATAGCAGCACAaactaaaacaaacaaaaaaagagacacatgtgtgttctttctttgtgTATGCGTTTTAGCTTGTACTGCTATGACCTTacaaaatttgcaggcacaacttggaATTGGCTACCACAAGACTCCAGACATCGCTGGAAGAGGCGTAAATAAGCTGGTGATGGTAAGTTAACCCAAGCCATGTTCGAGACAAGCCAAGCACACCCACATCCTGGCGTTCCTGTGGTGGCACAGCACCCACTAGAAATGTCGCATAGACTGCGGTGCCATTGTAGTAAACTCTGTCTTTGTTTTCTCCCAGTGTTGCCAGAAAAGAACCACTGCTGCACAGACAGGGTCAAGGCTGCCTAGTGAGATCCCTTACATGGCCACTGCAGTCTTCGTGCTGGCACTCGGAAGTGATGACAAGGGCGGCGTGTGTCCGCCCCAGCTAGTGTCAGACATCAGTCTGCACTCCCTGGGTGTGCGACTGCAGCTGCTCTCTGGTCAGAGGGTCAAGGACCAGGTTTTGATCACAGAAGAAAAATGGGCTCACTGGGCTACCATATGATGCACCATGCCCTGAAGTGGCAAAATCAgttaaaagaagcaagaaaacagATGAGAAAGACACTGAATTTACTCAAGTGAGACTACACTGTAAGCGGGAAAGAACGCAAACAAAACCAGGACTTGCCACACATGCCCGTCAACCCAAAATTCAAGACTAGGAAGTCGATGAGGGCAGCTGCATGTGCTTGTTGGTAGGTCACTCACCTTCTAATTTGTTTTAGTGCAGAGAGAATGACAGGGACACAGAACAGCACACTAGATAGAGTGCTAGCTTCCAACAAATCATTGTGAGCATGACACAATGAAAAGGATACATGGACTGACTGAGGTGCtgtagctgcaaaaaaaaaaaaaaaaagaattgacttTAATTCTGGGAACAATCATATCTGGATACTAGAGCACTGCAATAATACAGCAGAAAGAATGAAGAGgacacacacaaatgcacactCACAGGTGAATTTCAATGCGCTTAAGGAAAAAATACATGCAGACAGTGCGCATGTCACGTGAGCCATGCCATGCATTAAACTGCAACAATCAGTTTCTGTAGTTCGTTATGCTGTGGGCATCTTTTTCCAATGCCTTAATTAGGACCTTGGTTCTAATGCACGAAGTTTCAAGTGATGGTTCGAGTATTAGGTTTTTGAGCATACGCCTGCAGtttgccttaaagggcccctcatcaggtcaggccattttgagctgacaagtgtcATGCATACAATGCGCACTGACAATCATGTCTGCTAAGTATTTCATCCCTACtgagggcgagctccaccactggaaaagctggtgccaccatcagcatgacgtggcatgagggatcacgtggacactgcggccgcgtcggctgcttcggaagcgccaaagcaagctgaaaacggaagtttaaagtcccacctgcgctgcagttctgattaagtggtgcggCTTTAATTACCGCAATGGGTATCTGCTtggcaacatttgaaagtactataataggtgttggctgcctttggaggcgtgcagcatggtaggctactgctctgtgccacagtgccggacgtacgcaacggagcccggtgtcagccttattcacacatagccgcagggcaagaagctgcgtgaagcttggctggcgaaacttagaaccagcaaacagccatcggctacaactcggatatgcagcaagcacagacgtgaggaagatttctgctacggcgccgggactgcgatgttcggtgagtagcagaaaacgcgcactgagacactcgcccgtgcccgctgcccggctaatgtcaggagGGTTTGGTCTGTGAACTTGTCTATGAACGTGTCattgatgctagacactggcaagttcactggaacggaacaGGAGCGGTAAGGCGCATATTTAAAAAAGGCActgcatatggtcatgtttgtgttatgaattaatgcactggattacgaaaaagaagcagagggaaatcgcacactgagaagatcaataaacatacagtgcaacgcaacttgagaaataatattgaaatgtccaagaatttagaagacaaaaaaagattgaatcatcgcgacgTCTTGACAGTGGCCGTAGGCGTTGCAGTCTCtataacaaacttatttttgaacagctctgacagTGTGAATGCAACAATGGTCGCTAGTgcgctgtcaaatgctcatatgctgcggcctaaagctcacggaaCGGTGCGAAAAtgtgctcacagcgaaagcaaaacattttgcg
This window encodes:
- the LOC142584672 gene encoding uncharacterized protein LOC142584672, encoding MTLQNLQAQLGIGYHKTPDIAGRGVNKLVMCCQKRTTAAQTGSRLPSEIPYMATAVFVLALGSDDKGGVCPPQLVSDISLHSLGVRLQLLSGQRVKDQVLITEEKWAHWATI